Proteins from one Salinispora arenicola genomic window:
- a CDS encoding SWIM zinc finger family protein, with protein MSPRATGRDKTSRTADRFAEYGPPRRVEGGLRARSTRGAIGRSWWSRRFLEVLESFALGTRLTRGRSYARAGQVMRLDVAPGEVTAVVQGSRSRPYEVHITLAAFPMALWSRLEEDLARQAFFSARLLAGDLPAELEELFAAAGAPLFPAAMAELGQRCSCPDAAVPCKHLAATFYLLAEAFDADPFALLHWRGRSRDELLDQLRVRRGTAVAVRSDSDSAPDPPVAGAARSVAGLPPVPLADAVHRFWSPPVPLPDRPPTLVTGTELLLRQLGAPAPTIGGPGLVERLRRAYRRLGEPDAR; from the coding sequence ATGAGTCCGCGGGCGACCGGGCGGGACAAGACGTCCCGTACGGCCGACCGGTTCGCCGAATACGGTCCACCCCGCAGGGTCGAGGGTGGGCTGCGGGCGCGCAGCACCCGTGGCGCGATCGGCCGGTCCTGGTGGTCCCGCCGTTTCCTGGAGGTGCTGGAGTCCTTCGCCCTGGGCACGCGCCTCACCCGCGGCCGGTCGTACGCCCGCGCCGGGCAGGTGATGCGCCTGGACGTGGCGCCGGGTGAGGTGACGGCCGTCGTGCAGGGCTCCCGGTCCCGGCCGTACGAGGTCCACATCACGCTGGCGGCCTTCCCGATGGCGCTCTGGTCGCGGCTGGAGGAAGACTTGGCCAGGCAGGCGTTTTTCAGCGCCCGCCTACTCGCCGGCGATCTTCCCGCCGAGCTGGAGGAGCTGTTCGCCGCGGCCGGTGCGCCGTTGTTCCCCGCCGCCATGGCCGAGCTGGGCCAGCGGTGTAGCTGCCCCGACGCGGCAGTGCCGTGCAAACACCTCGCTGCGACCTTCTACCTCCTTGCCGAGGCGTTCGATGCCGACCCGTTCGCGTTGCTGCACTGGCGTGGGCGTAGCCGGGACGAGTTGCTCGATCAGTTGCGGGTGCGCCGGGGCACCGCCGTAGCAGTGCGGTCCGACTCGGACAGTGCGCCTGACCCGCCGGTGGCCGGTGCCGCGCGGTCGGTCGCCGGGCTGCCACCGGTGCCGCTGGCCGACGCGGTGCACCGGTTCTGGTCGCCGCCGGTGCCGCTGCCCGACCGGCCGCCCACTCTGGTGACGGGGACTGAGCTGCTGCTGCGGCAGCTCGGCGCGCCCGCCCCGACCATCGGTGGTCCAGGACTGGTGGAACGACTGCGGCGGGCGTATCGGCGGCTCGGTGAGCCGGACGCCCGGTGA
- a CDS encoding DUF3040 domain-containing protein, with amino-acid sequence MLSKEDQRRFEQITRNLRESDPAFFARLDHRARGHRGRWLMLLTIVLWAALPATTVLAGPMAGAICAAVLVVNAAVMWCFRRRWL; translated from the coding sequence ATGCTCAGCAAAGAGGATCAGCGCAGGTTCGAGCAGATCACCCGCAACCTCCGGGAGAGCGACCCGGCATTCTTCGCCCGGCTGGACCACCGGGCGCGGGGCCACCGCGGCCGGTGGCTGATGCTGTTGACCATCGTGCTCTGGGCGGCGCTTCCGGCGACGACCGTGCTCGCCGGCCCGATGGCCGGCGCGATCTGCGCGGCGGTCCTGGTGGTCAACGCCGCGGTCATGTGGTGCTTCCGCCGCCGCTGGCTGTGA
- a CDS encoding bifunctional DNA primase/polymerase produces MAYMWGNVGPRVAQLSRLERVRLRRVAVRYALHGWEVTPGACLARSRFVCGRAGCPTVGCHPALVDWEHAASADPARVATWWRSLPHGVLLPTGRAFDVLEVPAHVGRQVLLAVQHHPAGPGVRGPVLSTPTGRWMFLVRPGDPLRPELDRCFHVIRHGLGSWIPAPPTRLPEGTVRWVVAPEQARWRLPDSYLLQNSLIAELRASGVPLMAELVPGHLPLPRRGR; encoded by the coding sequence ATGGCATACATGTGGGGAAATGTCGGACCGCGAGTCGCTCAGCTGTCACGTCTGGAGCGGGTACGGCTACGCCGCGTCGCCGTGCGCTACGCACTGCACGGCTGGGAGGTGACGCCCGGCGCGTGCCTGGCCCGCAGCCGCTTTGTCTGCGGACGGGCCGGCTGCCCCACCGTAGGCTGCCATCCCGCGCTGGTGGACTGGGAGCACGCCGCCAGCGCCGACCCAGCCCGGGTAGCAACCTGGTGGCGCTCCCTGCCGCATGGCGTGCTGCTGCCCACCGGGCGGGCCTTCGACGTACTGGAAGTACCGGCCCATGTCGGACGGCAGGTGCTCCTCGCAGTCCAGCACCATCCGGCCGGTCCGGGAGTACGCGGGCCGGTGCTGTCCACCCCCACCGGCCGATGGATGTTCCTGGTCCGACCCGGCGACCCGCTGCGACCCGAACTCGACCGCTGCTTCCACGTGATCCGGCACGGCCTGGGTTCGTGGATCCCCGCCCCACCGACCCGGCTCCCTGAGGGCACCGTGCGCTGGGTGGTCGCGCCGGAGCAGGCACGCTGGCGACTACCCGACTCGTACCTGTTGCAGAACAGCTTGATCGCCGAGTTACGGGCGAGTGGGGTACCGCTGATGGCGGAGCTGGTCCCCGGCCACCTGCCACTTCCCCGACGGGGACGCTGA
- a CDS encoding helix-turn-helix domain-containing protein: MDELPIGRRVAYWRGRRKMSQQVFADRLGKSKSWVDKVERGVRRLDKFSVIYEIADTLRVDVQLLLGKDPERRSDALNCIDPSEVQEIRAALERYDAMSAYFDAAPCPPPLSDMRKAVTHAWLTYQYGRYGMLTRSLPKLLRDAQAADAGFGGDDNREAAHLLGQVYQIASSVLRKLGECDLAWLAADRSMAVAQRADDPLLAGIATTRVGNALVAMGRPRPALEVNVAIANRLAPGSHDEAIPDRLSVYGMLLLQGAMAASRIGDAATVDDLLSGADEAAALLGGDQNHYWTSFGPTNVKLHRAAAAVELGDGGRAVEVHQRIGPEFNALLPERRAHHLLDIARGYAQVGDVANAGEMLLRGDRLAPSEIRCRPIAHEVMSDILRRTRGAPPASIAELAEHMGVGV; the protein is encoded by the coding sequence ATGGACGAGCTACCCATCGGGCGACGGGTGGCCTACTGGCGGGGGCGACGCAAGATGTCCCAGCAGGTCTTCGCGGACCGGCTGGGCAAGTCGAAAAGCTGGGTGGACAAGGTCGAGCGTGGGGTGCGCCGACTGGACAAGTTCTCCGTAATCTACGAGATCGCCGACACCCTCCGGGTCGACGTGCAACTACTGCTCGGCAAGGACCCGGAACGGCGATCCGATGCGCTGAACTGCATCGACCCGAGCGAGGTGCAGGAAATCAGGGCGGCCCTGGAGCGGTACGACGCGATGAGTGCCTACTTCGACGCGGCACCGTGCCCACCACCCTTGTCCGACATGCGCAAGGCCGTCACCCACGCCTGGTTGACCTATCAGTATGGCCGGTACGGGATGCTGACCCGATCCTTGCCCAAGCTCCTGCGGGACGCCCAGGCGGCCGACGCCGGCTTCGGCGGCGACGACAACCGCGAAGCGGCACACCTGCTCGGGCAGGTCTACCAGATCGCCTCGTCGGTCCTGCGCAAGCTGGGGGAGTGTGACCTGGCATGGCTGGCCGCCGACCGGTCGATGGCGGTCGCCCAGCGGGCCGACGACCCACTGCTGGCGGGGATCGCCACCACCCGGGTCGGTAACGCGTTGGTGGCGATGGGGCGCCCCCGGCCGGCGCTGGAGGTGAACGTCGCGATCGCGAACCGCCTGGCCCCTGGCAGTCACGACGAGGCCATCCCGGACCGGCTGTCGGTCTACGGCATGCTCCTCCTCCAAGGAGCGATGGCCGCATCCCGGATCGGCGACGCCGCCACAGTGGACGACCTACTGAGCGGCGCGGACGAGGCGGCCGCCCTGCTTGGCGGTGACCAGAACCATTACTGGACGTCCTTCGGACCCACCAACGTGAAGCTTCACCGCGCCGCAGCGGCCGTGGAGCTTGGCGACGGCGGCCGAGCGGTGGAGGTCCACCAACGGATCGGTCCCGAATTCAACGCGCTGCTGCCCGAACGTCGCGCGCACCACCTGCTCGACATCGCCCGGGGCTATGCCCAGGTCGGTGACGTGGCAAACGCCGGCGAGATGCTGCTGCGGGGCGACCGGCTCGCCCCGTCGGAGATCCGTTGCCGGCCCATCGCCCACGAGGTGATGTCCGACATCCTGCGTCGCACTCGTGGCGCCCCACCCGCCTCGATAGCGGAGTTGGCTGAACACATGGGAGTTGGGGTATGA
- a CDS encoding flavoprotein, whose protein sequence is MSLEARVAGSQPARARREVLYVLACGSPLARGVGRLVELAQQDGWQVCVVTTPDGAKFIDRPALARQTGNPVRTHYKNPGDVDALPPADAMIVCPATVNTITKWAVGIADTLALGLLVEAQGLGVPLVAVPYTNVAMAAHPAFRAALGQLTDWGVTVLFGDHVVPLHPPGSGERHLHTFPWEAVVAALPGPSAATSAA, encoded by the coding sequence ATGAGCTTGGAGGCACGGGTGGCCGGATCGCAACCCGCCCGCGCACGTCGCGAGGTCCTCTACGTGCTCGCCTGCGGTTCGCCGCTGGCCCGTGGCGTCGGCCGACTCGTCGAGCTGGCCCAGCAGGACGGGTGGCAGGTCTGCGTCGTCACCACCCCCGACGGCGCCAAGTTCATCGACCGCCCGGCGCTCGCCCGGCAGACCGGGAATCCGGTGCGTACCCACTACAAGAACCCGGGCGATGTGGATGCCCTGCCGCCAGCCGACGCAATGATCGTCTGCCCGGCCACGGTGAACACGATCACCAAGTGGGCGGTGGGGATCGCCGACACGCTGGCCCTCGGCCTACTCGTGGAGGCGCAGGGCCTCGGCGTACCACTGGTCGCGGTCCCCTATACCAACGTGGCGATGGCCGCCCACCCAGCGTTCCGGGCGGCCCTCGGTCAACTGACCGACTGGGGCGTCACCGTGCTCTTCGGTGACCACGTCGTCCCCCTGCACCCGCCGGGTTCTGGTGAACGACACCTGCACACCTTCCCCTGGGAGGCGGTGGTCGCCGCGCTGCCGGGCCCCTCGGCGGCGACCAGCGCCGCCTGA
- a CDS encoding Nif3-like dinuclear metal center hexameric protein, which yields MRSTETPPTVAEVVAELERRYPPAWAQEWDRVGLVLGEPEAQVRRALCVVDVVPETVAEAVDAGADLMVAHHPLMLRGVSSVAPTTYKGRIVHQLIKADIALYVAHTNADVAEPGVSDALAARFGLTGLRPLHPPAGNEPAYGAGRGIGRIGELPEPMTLAELTRHASVVLPATVWGVRAAGDPQRAVRTLAVSGGSGDSFLAAATAAGVDAYLTADLRHHPTSEHLATGGPALLDAAHWATERPWLDDLAVVLREALGVETLVSDLETDPWTVHAAPPAADDKEPDREG from the coding sequence GTGAGGTCAACCGAAACCCCGCCGACGGTCGCCGAGGTGGTGGCCGAGTTGGAGCGGCGCTACCCCCCGGCGTGGGCGCAGGAGTGGGACCGTGTCGGTCTGGTCCTTGGCGAGCCAGAAGCCCAGGTCCGCCGGGCGCTCTGCGTCGTGGACGTGGTACCGGAGACGGTCGCCGAGGCGGTTGACGCCGGGGCCGACCTGATGGTGGCGCACCATCCGCTGATGTTACGTGGGGTGTCGTCGGTCGCCCCGACCACCTACAAGGGGCGGATTGTCCACCAACTGATCAAGGCTGACATCGCGCTGTACGTGGCGCACACCAACGCGGACGTAGCAGAACCCGGCGTTTCCGACGCACTGGCCGCCCGGTTCGGGCTGACCGGACTGCGCCCGCTGCACCCACCCGCCGGGAACGAGCCCGCGTACGGCGCCGGCCGGGGGATCGGACGCATCGGTGAGCTACCCGAGCCGATGACCCTCGCCGAGCTGACCCGGCACGCCTCCGTCGTGCTTCCAGCCACCGTCTGGGGCGTACGCGCTGCCGGTGACCCGCAACGCGCGGTGCGTACGCTCGCCGTCAGTGGCGGCTCGGGGGACAGTTTCCTCGCCGCCGCGACCGCCGCTGGCGTCGACGCCTACCTCACCGCCGACCTACGGCACCACCCCACCAGCGAGCACCTGGCCACTGGTGGTCCGGCACTGCTCGACGCCGCGCACTGGGCCACCGAACGGCCCTGGCTGGACGACCTGGCCGTCGTCCTGCGGGAGGCGCTGGGAGTCGAGACGCTGGTGTCCGACCTGGAGACCGACCCGTGGACCGTACACGCCGCCCCGCCCGCGGCGGACGACAAGGAGCCCGACCGTGAAGGCTGA
- a CDS encoding zinc ribbon domain-containing protein: MKADPTVQRRLLDLAAIDTTLAQLAHRRRTLPEQAELDGLARELSALEDERARAQVAVDDLDRDIDRLEQDVDQVRARKRKDEDRLAAGVGPARELEALQHELNSLNRRQSDLEDAELELMEQRETAQGVLVGVEKRIAEAREKRASVEQRRDDNLTEITKEEEFKRGARQPLAADLPGDLVALYDRIREDSGLGAALLTAGRCGGCRLELSGADRARIRAADPHDVVRCEECRRIMVRTNESGV, translated from the coding sequence GTGAAGGCTGATCCGACTGTCCAGCGCCGCCTGCTCGACCTAGCCGCGATTGACACCACCCTCGCCCAACTCGCCCACCGCCGCCGGACGCTGCCTGAGCAGGCCGAGTTGGACGGCCTTGCCCGGGAACTGTCCGCGTTGGAGGACGAACGTGCCCGCGCGCAGGTGGCCGTTGACGATCTCGACCGGGACATCGACCGGCTGGAGCAGGACGTTGACCAGGTCCGAGCCCGCAAGCGTAAGGACGAGGACCGGCTCGCCGCCGGTGTCGGTCCAGCCCGGGAACTGGAGGCGCTTCAGCACGAGTTGAACTCCCTCAACCGCCGTCAAAGCGACCTCGAGGACGCCGAACTGGAGCTCATGGAACAGCGGGAGACCGCGCAGGGCGTCCTGGTGGGAGTTGAGAAGCGGATCGCCGAGGCTCGGGAGAAGCGGGCCTCGGTCGAGCAGCGCCGTGATGACAACCTGACTGAGATCACCAAGGAGGAGGAGTTCAAACGGGGTGCCCGCCAGCCCCTCGCCGCGGACCTTCCCGGTGACCTGGTAGCACTCTACGACCGTATCCGCGAGGACAGCGGACTCGGCGCGGCCCTCCTCACCGCCGGGCGGTGCGGCGGGTGTCGGCTGGAGTTGTCCGGCGCGGACCGGGCCCGGATCCGCGCGGCGGATCCACACGATGTGGTGCGCTGCGAGGAGTGCCGTCGGATCATGGTCCGTACCAACGAGTCCGGGGTGTAG
- a CDS encoding bifunctional RNase H/acid phosphatase: MAPRVVVVEADGGSRGNPGPAGYGAVVRAPDTGEVLAERSAAIGTATNNVAEYRGLIAGLEAAAELGAAEVEARMDSKLVVEQMCGRWQIKHPGLRPLAAQAAGLVGRFTAVRFTWIPRDRNRHADALANAAMDAAAGSPAQPAARTAEAPRQVAAADSPARAAAREAAARAATTRASGTDPATAPASWEPRPSFTATRLVLVRHGATEYTEQRRYSGRGDVPLSDRGRSQVEAAANRVTALVPSAAAVVSSPLTRCRHTAETIAAALGGKPVRVDNDLVECDFGAWEGRTFTEVRERWAGEMDAWLASTAVAPPDGESFDDVAARSRRSVDELLKVYRGEAVVVVSHVSPIKLILRDALGGGDTMLHRLFLDAAGISVVDLWPDGGVAVRAVNDTAHLPSD, translated from the coding sequence GTGGCGCCGCGTGTGGTCGTCGTCGAAGCAGACGGCGGATCCCGGGGCAACCCCGGTCCGGCCGGATACGGCGCGGTGGTCCGCGCCCCGGACACCGGCGAAGTGCTCGCCGAACGCTCTGCAGCGATCGGCACCGCCACCAACAACGTCGCAGAGTACCGCGGCCTGATCGCCGGCCTGGAGGCCGCCGCGGAACTCGGCGCCGCCGAGGTGGAAGCCCGGATGGACTCCAAGCTCGTGGTCGAACAGATGTGCGGCCGGTGGCAGATCAAACACCCCGGCCTGCGTCCGCTCGCCGCGCAGGCGGCCGGGCTGGTCGGCCGATTCACCGCCGTCCGGTTCACCTGGATCCCCCGGGACCGAAACCGGCACGCCGACGCCCTGGCCAACGCGGCCATGGACGCCGCGGCCGGATCCCCGGCCCAGCCGGCGGCCCGAACCGCTGAGGCGCCGCGACAGGTGGCGGCCGCCGACTCACCCGCCCGGGCGGCAGCCCGCGAGGCGGCGGCCCGCGCGGCCACCACCCGTGCCAGCGGCACCGACCCGGCCACCGCTCCCGCCTCCTGGGAACCCCGCCCCAGCTTCACCGCCACGCGGCTGGTCCTCGTTCGGCACGGGGCAACCGAGTACACCGAACAGCGCCGTTACTCAGGTCGCGGTGACGTGCCGCTCTCCGATCGAGGCCGGTCGCAGGTCGAAGCCGCAGCCAACCGGGTGACCGCGCTGGTCCCGTCCGCCGCAGCTGTGGTCAGCTCCCCACTGACCCGGTGCAGGCACACCGCCGAGACCATCGCCGCGGCACTCGGCGGAAAGCCGGTGCGCGTCGACAACGACCTCGTCGAGTGCGACTTCGGGGCCTGGGAGGGCCGCACCTTCACCGAGGTGCGGGAGCGCTGGGCGGGAGAGATGGACGCCTGGCTGGCCTCCACGGCAGTCGCCCCGCCCGACGGTGAGTCGTTCGACGACGTCGCCGCGCGCAGCCGTCGGTCCGTCGACGAACTGCTGAAGGTGTACCGGGGGGAGGCTGTCGTCGTGGTCTCGCACGTCTCGCCGATCAAGCTGATCCTGCGCGATGCGCTCGGAGGCGGGGACACGATGCTGCATCGGCTGTTCCTCGACGCGGCCGGCATCTCCGTGGTGGACCTGTGGCCCGACGGCGGAGTGGCCGTCCGCGCCGTCAACGACACCGCTCACCTCCCATCCGACTGA
- a CDS encoding sulfite exporter TauE/SafE family protein, which yields MHITDAALLVTAGLAAGTVNAVAGGGSLITFPALIATGLPPVPANVSNSVSVFPGYVASVAGSRADLPRGRELLALLPTTVLGTIAGAVLLLATPARAFELVVPFLVLGATAVLALQEPLRRFVGHPRDRSPRHRTVAVQAMVALGAVYGGYFGAALGVMLVAGLALVLDASLVRVSAIKNLLSAVVGLTTLVVFALFGPVNWAAVALVAPATLVGGYVGARLVPRLPSTVLRTVIVMFGTVIGLYLLWRATG from the coding sequence ATGCACATCACCGACGCCGCGCTGCTCGTCACCGCGGGGTTGGCCGCGGGCACTGTGAACGCGGTAGCCGGCGGGGGCTCGCTGATCACCTTCCCGGCGTTGATCGCCACCGGCCTGCCGCCGGTACCAGCGAACGTGAGTAACTCGGTGTCGGTCTTCCCGGGGTACGTGGCGAGCGTCGCGGGTAGCCGTGCGGACCTGCCGCGTGGTCGGGAGCTGTTGGCTCTTCTGCCCACCACCGTCCTCGGCACGATCGCCGGTGCCGTACTCCTGCTGGCCACTCCGGCGCGGGCGTTCGAGCTGGTCGTACCGTTTCTGGTGCTCGGGGCGACGGCGGTGCTGGCCCTTCAGGAGCCGCTGCGCAGGTTCGTCGGACACCCCCGCGACCGGTCGCCGCGCCACCGCACCGTCGCGGTGCAGGCGATGGTCGCGCTCGGTGCGGTGTACGGCGGCTACTTCGGCGCGGCGCTCGGGGTGATGTTGGTGGCGGGCCTGGCGCTGGTGCTGGATGCGTCGCTGGTCCGGGTCAGCGCCATCAAGAACCTGCTCTCGGCGGTGGTCGGGCTCACCACACTGGTGGTGTTTGCGCTGTTCGGGCCGGTCAACTGGGCGGCGGTCGCCCTGGTAGCACCGGCGACACTGGTCGGCGGGTACGTGGGCGCCCGGCTGGTACCTCGACTGCCGTCGACGGTACTCAGAACGGTGATCGTGATGTTCGGGACGGTCATCGGTCTGTACCTGCTGTGGCGGGCCACAGGCTGA
- a CDS encoding GntR family transcriptional regulator has product MNEPAYVAIAGEYAWRIRKGELRPGTQLPSYSEIAGQYGVSDIVVRKALELLQGQGLVRSVRRRGVFVADRPNLVRISPERQMESPEVTFGNESNQEIRIDREVEQVHATDEMAEVFGLSPGDRITHIVTRASEGGRPISISDTYQPLDVIGTSNATFLEETVADRLPAPMHAEWLQAIPGDLIKTVHQRFFASDDRVVMISDVSYPRDRYDSFVFRMPLSASS; this is encoded by the coding sequence ATGAACGAACCGGCCTACGTCGCTATCGCAGGCGAGTACGCGTGGCGAATCCGCAAGGGAGAACTTCGGCCCGGCACTCAGCTACCGAGCTACTCTGAGATTGCCGGACAGTATGGCGTCTCAGACATTGTTGTAAGAAAGGCCCTTGAACTACTTCAGGGTCAGGGCCTTGTCCGTTCGGTCCGCCGTCGAGGTGTTTTTGTAGCAGACCGACCCAACCTGGTTCGAATTTCACCAGAGCGTCAGATGGAGAGTCCCGAGGTGACTTTTGGTAATGAATCGAATCAAGAAATCCGCATCGACCGAGAGGTCGAACAGGTCCACGCAACCGATGAAATGGCGGAGGTCTTTGGCCTTAGTCCAGGCGACCGCATCACCCATATCGTCACCCGAGCTTCCGAAGGTGGACGACCGATTTCGATCTCAGACACGTACCAGCCTCTAGATGTTATCGGAACATCCAACGCGACGTTTCTCGAAGAAACTGTCGCCGACCGGCTTCCTGCTCCGATGCACGCAGAATGGCTTCAGGCTATCCCCGGCGATCTCATCAAAACAGTCCATCAACGGTTTTTCGCATCCGATGATCGAGTCGTCATGATTTCGGATGTGTCATATCCGCGAGACCGCTACGACTCATTTGTATTTCGCATGCCACTTAGTGCTTCGTCCTGA